Within Aspergillus oryzae RIB40 DNA, chromosome 2, the genomic segment CCCGGCTTCGGTCTTACTGTCTCATCCAATCTCCGACAAGTCTTCAGTAACATGAGAGTGTTTCTTACCTCCTCGGCTTATGCTACAGTATTATCTACCGGGTATATTCGGTCGTCATATAAAGCATATCCAAGTGATTAGAATTTACCGGCAGGTAGTTAATACTGCCGTAACACGTTTAGGCGGCTCTCTGCTCAGGTTATGCATGCAGCTTATCTGGGAAGTGTGGCTTAGGGTTGCTTATCGTGTGAACGATACATGGAAATCTAGACCAAGAATCTAGGCAGTCTAGCTCTGGGTtttataaaaaattatatgTACTATTGTAACCCCTGTTATTATGTCTCCAAGTTATATGAGACCTAATGCCCCATATACCTGTTACCTCGTCCAGAAGTACATTTGACCCATAATCCTTGTATATCTTTTTCCATATTCAAATATAAATAGAGTATGCTTCATGCGCTGAGGCTGGTGGTTTCTTGTGTTTGGTATTGCTCTGGAGGCTGTTATATCAAAGTGATAACAATGTAACATTAGAAGTAGGGTAGACCTGCTGGTGGTAATTGGTTTTTGCCCTATTTGGACATTGGATTCACTAGGCATCTAAATGAATATCTCGCTTACAGGTTAATTTGCCACCTGACCATGGTCCTTGTGGTATTGATAAGCTAAGCAGAAGGTAAACAAAGACTATCGTTGTGCCGAAATGAGATTCCAAAGCAGACTAAGAGTTTGGATCTCGCAATTCAGGATTCGGGGGGACGATAATTCAGAATTCAGGTTCAATTCCAAAATGTCGAGCAACTTCAATCAGACCAGAGCCTCCAACTTCGACCCAGAGATCAACAAACCCCTCTTCTTTGGCTCGTGCAATCTCTCTACTATCCCAAGCTTCTTCCAAATGTCTCTCTAGATAGACTGTCTGAAAGCCACATTTTTTGGCGGCCTGCAAGTCCTCGAGATGGGCTGCGACGAGACAACATTGCGAGCTCCTAAAGCCGAATCTGCGAGCAGCACCATGATAGACCTCAGGCGACGGCTTATAAGCACCAAAGTGCTCTGCACTGGTGATGTGCTTGAAAGGCAGAGAATTGTGTTCTTGAAGGTCTTCGAGGAGTTTGACGTTACCATTGGATAATGTAGACGTCTCGAATTTGGTGTTCAGCAACGACAGGCCTGGCACACTGTCAGAGTATGAGTCAAGTCGATGCCAAGCGAGAGTCATATGCTTGAGGTCGTCGTCGTTGAACAAATCTCGGAGACGCTGTTTGATGAGAATCTTTTCCAACGAGAGGCGGTTGTACTCATCTACCGAGATAAAGGGCTTAGAGCTATCGTAGGTGTCTCCGAAGTTCATATATGAGCGATGCCACTCTTCGGCGATCTCCTGCCAGCTCGAAGTCGACATATCAGACACCCGTGCTCGCACATCGGCACTCAAATGTCGATCTTGATCTTGCAATGCCTTTCTTGCTGTGGCATTCAGTTCGTTTCCGATGCAGCTTCTCCATTCCACAATTGTTCCCAAGACATCGAAAAATATCATTGATGGAAAACCATCCCGTGACATCTTTGTCGAAGATCCTTCGTGACTTAGTAAATAGTTAGGACCTTTACATGAACCGTAGATTCTATACTTGAACGTATAGCAAATTCCTAGTCAGTCAATGATGGAAGTACCATGGGGTCAAAAGGGACCTTACAACAAAGATTAGATGAATCAACGCCGTAACCTAGTTTGAACATTGACATGAGACTATCGCAATGGGATTGGGCTTTGTAACGGCCGTCAGCACTAATATCGACTCCTTCCACCAACCTCGGGATCGATTGCTTACGGCTGCATGTGACTGGCAAGTGAAAGTCTCAACAAGGCCCTCGGGTATCGCGGTGCCAGAATACTAGGCGAGGGCCCCTCTACTCGGGTAATGTGAAGTAGAAATAATGTACTGAATACTTAACACAATCTTGCGGTTGTAGGTTTGAAGCAAGTCGTTGCGCAAAGCAATATAAACGGAAAAGGTGTTGATATACTAATTCAACATGGACACCTGTAGTAAGGAATAATACTCTCTCTAGCTGCCGAGGTGTTTTGTAGGTTATCCTCCAAATCCTGAACGTAAGCCTTCAGAACCGATGCGGCCTATGTCGTTTCAATCTATTGGTGGCCTCTTATAAGCTTAACGCTAGGTCAGGGGAGGGTTGATGTTCACAATCTGGACCCGATTTATTGACCACCCCAGTCTGGTAATTGACTCTTGTTATCAAAATATCACTTCAAGTCCAGTTCTTTTACAAACAACAACCCAATGAACATCAGAACGACCTCGTTGCTGGGTATCATACTCCAGCCCTAGGGCCCTCAAGCCGTAGTGTACTCTGACCCGCTCAACGGGGAGGAGTCACTTGGAGGTTACTGAGTCGGACACAGACAGGATGTCTCGCTCTGGATACCTCCAACATCGATTGCATTATGAATGTATTTGGGGCACATGAGTGCGCTGATATATACTGTGGCTGATCTTCGGTGAGAGCCAATGCTATCCATACGGCATTGTGCAAATGCTGCATGGGTCACATCTGAGGCTAGTGACCATAGAAAGGCAGAGCGTATGATAGATAGATTTCGAACCCGAATCAATAGGGACATGCTCCAGAGTTGTTAAAGTTGCAGGGCAGAGATAAGGAGAAACTCCGCGCGAGATTGCTCGTTCATGACGCTATGACCTATCTCGTTGTTCCGCAGCGCATGTGTGATATTAAAACCATGATGTCCCTCTTCCTGTATCACGGAAAGACCAGTAAACATTAAGTGGAACTTTAAAATTGTACCTTGGTTGTATGCCTCAGACGTTTGTAGCAGATGAGAGATGGGCGTATTATCGTCTCGCGTCAGGACGGGAAACCCTTGGGTCTCTTCCATGAGGATAAGTGTACTGAAATCCATAGCTACCAACATTGTCCGCAGATCTTGCGCAACGGATAGGTCAGGAAGCGATATACCTTGGTATTGGAGCCGTGAGGGTATTGTTGTTCTTATTATCGTGGTACACGCTTGCGACACAAACTGTTACTCGTCGTCCAGCAGGTTCACCAAATGACTGCCGAAATGATCCTGGTGCGGAATTGCCCGATTCGGTTGTGGATGCAAGCCAGATGCTTTTTGGCCAACGAAGATGATCTCCACAGTTGAGCAGCCACTGGTATTGGTTCTGTGTTCGGTTTTAGACCGAGATACGGTAGCTTCCTGCTATCAATGGTTTAGCGCCGCTTGGCGACTTTCTACTTATACAAGCGCTGGCAATTATAGCCAGCCTAAAGTGTATGAACGCCAGGATATAAAAGTATCATAGCCAGACTGGATTATTCGTTGCTGTTCCGGACTACCTAGCACAGGCCTGTCTCGTGGCTCAT encodes:
- a CDS encoding uncharacterized protein (predicted hydrolase (HAD superfamily)), yielding MSRDGFPSMIFFDVLGTIVEWRSCIGNELNATARKALQDQDRHLSADVRARVSDMSTSSWQEIAEEWHRSYMNFGDTYDSSKPFISVDEYNRLSLEKILIKQRLRDLFNDDDLKHMTLAWHRLDSYSDSVPGLSLLNTKFETSTLSNGNVKLLEDLQEHNSLPFKHITSAEHFGAYKPSPEVYHGAARRFGFRSSQCCLVAAHLEDLQAAKKCGFQTVYLERHLEEAWDSREIARAKEEGFVDLWVEVGGSGLIEVARHFGIEPEF